A region of Chitinophaga horti DNA encodes the following proteins:
- a CDS encoding cellulase family glycosylhydrolase, whose translation MKHYLLLFSLLFSLLLSVLALKAQSAFPLYEGAIPGNLSGKNEETSETSGGILRISKVSEPTLTVYRPAKSKANGAAVIICPGGGYRILAAAHEGADVAKAFNKIGVSAFVLKYRIPDATKQSTPSIAPLQDAQQAIRMVRKNFQRWNIDPQRIGIMGFSAGGHLASTAGTHYDSCFIPNPENISLRPDFMMLIYPVVSFNHNAHQGSAFNLLGHNPGTQSLTYFSNDEQVSPTTPPTFQVFAADDDVVPPANSIKFYEALRKYKIPAELHIFQQGGHGFGLQIKGRTERWMDRCADWMSSNGWLSASPTRTHLYVKGRFLYTPGGEKVVLRGVNKMNVWSDKTGEKSFPEIAKTGANTVRIVWTTAGGGGAQLDTIIGNSIKHKLIPIIELHDATGNWDKLQLCADYWVRKDVVAVIKKYRRYLLLNIANEAGDNKVTQEQFNTRYSSVIKQLRKAGIDVPLVIDAANWGRNENFLINGADALLQADPEKNLIFSWHIWDSGIANSRIAGAIDKSIQKNFMLLVGEFAPMEVKCNCCIPYHYILEYCQHQSIGWLAWSWGPGNGDCAAMDMTKTDAYESLYGWGKEVAETHPFSIKHTSLRPLSLFR comes from the coding sequence ATGAAACATTACCTGTTGTTGTTTTCATTGTTGTTTTCATTGTTGTTATCAGTACTGGCGCTCAAAGCCCAGTCAGCATTTCCACTTTATGAAGGCGCTATTCCCGGTAACCTCTCCGGTAAAAATGAGGAAACGAGCGAAACCAGCGGAGGCATTCTTCGCATCTCCAAAGTATCAGAACCAACACTCACCGTTTATCGCCCGGCGAAATCGAAAGCCAATGGAGCGGCTGTGATTATTTGTCCGGGTGGCGGCTACCGCATTTTAGCCGCAGCCCACGAAGGGGCGGATGTGGCAAAGGCGTTTAATAAGATAGGCGTTTCCGCATTCGTGTTGAAATACCGCATTCCCGATGCAACGAAACAATCAACCCCATCGATCGCACCACTACAGGATGCGCAACAAGCCATTCGTATGGTGCGTAAAAACTTCCAGCGCTGGAACATCGATCCGCAGCGGATCGGTATTATGGGCTTTTCAGCGGGCGGGCACCTGGCTTCCACGGCAGGTACGCATTATGATAGTTGCTTTATCCCTAACCCGGAGAACATTAGTCTTCGCCCCGATTTTATGATGTTGATTTATCCTGTCGTAAGCTTTAACCATAATGCACACCAGGGTTCAGCATTTAACTTACTCGGTCACAATCCGGGTACTCAATCACTGACTTATTTCTCTAATGACGAACAAGTGAGTCCTACTACGCCCCCTACCTTCCAGGTGTTTGCAGCGGACGATGATGTAGTACCACCTGCCAACAGTATCAAATTTTACGAGGCACTGCGCAAATATAAAATACCTGCGGAGCTGCACATCTTTCAGCAAGGTGGACATGGATTCGGATTACAGATCAAAGGTCGCACCGAGCGCTGGATGGACCGTTGCGCCGACTGGATGAGCAGCAACGGATGGCTCTCTGCCTCGCCAACCCGCACACATCTTTATGTGAAAGGCCGCTTCCTGTATACACCCGGCGGCGAGAAAGTCGTATTGAGAGGCGTGAATAAGATGAACGTGTGGTCAGATAAAACCGGTGAAAAGTCCTTCCCCGAAATCGCTAAGACCGGCGCCAACACCGTTCGGATCGTCTGGACAACCGCCGGCGGCGGTGGCGCACAACTGGACACTATCATTGGCAACAGTATCAAACATAAACTGATCCCGATTATCGAGTTGCATGATGCTACAGGCAATTGGGACAAGCTGCAACTCTGTGCAGATTATTGGGTGCGTAAAGATGTAGTCGCTGTTATTAAAAAGTATCGTCGTTATTTGTTACTTAATATTGCTAACGAGGCCGGCGACAACAAAGTAACGCAGGAACAATTCAACACCCGTTATTCATCCGTTATTAAACAATTACGCAAAGCCGGGATAGATGTACCACTCGTCATCGACGCCGCCAACTGGGGCCGTAACGAAAACTTCCTGATCAATGGCGCCGATGCTTTGCTACAGGCCGATCCTGAGAAGAACCTCATCTTCTCCTGGCACATATGGGATTCGGGTATTGCTAATAGTCGCATAGCCGGTGCGATCGACAAGTCCATTCAAAAGAACTTCATGTTATTGGTCGGCGAGTTTGCCCCTATGGAAGTGAAGTGTAACTGTTGTATTCCATACCACTACATTTTAGAATACTGCCAACACCAAAGCATTGGCTGGCTGGCCTGGAGCTGGGGGCCGGGCAACGGCGATTGTGCCGCCATGGATATGACGAAGACCGATGCTTACGAAAGTTTGTACGGCTGGGGCAAGGAAGTGGCGGAAACACATCCTTTTAGTATAAAGCATACGTCGTTGCGACCGTTGTCGTTGTTTAGATGA
- a CDS encoding NarK family nitrate/nitrite MFS transporter, with protein sequence MQNATQQPLQKLNIFSLNSLQMRTFHITWLMFFVCFFGWFGLAPLMPTIREDLHLTKSQVGNIIIASVSSTILARLLIGRLCDTWGPRITAVRLLLVGSIPVMLVGLSKDYTTFLIFRFAIGIIGASFVVTQFHTSMMFAPHLKGTANAVTGGWGNLGGGVTNMVMPLVFAAIVSFGYTKPEAWRYAMIIPGLMMWGIAFLYYRYTKDTPAGNYKDIGHEGSKQKADWSVLADRRVWVLALAYAMCFGMEITFDNVAALHFTDSFGLSQSHAGFWAGVFGFMNIFARALGGIFSDKIGLRFGLKGKGWLLAIVLLLEGIGLVLFSRSGGMGMAIVSMLGFALFLKMANGATYGLVPFINEKNVGLVSGIVGAGGNVGGMLFGFLFKSSSITYVQAFAYIGFIVMGVALVVLVTRFGKITEAKQEPEKADQPVLAIN encoded by the coding sequence ATGCAAAATGCCACTCAACAACCGCTGCAGAAACTGAACATTTTCAGCCTGAACAGCCTTCAAATGCGCACGTTTCACATCACCTGGCTGATGTTTTTCGTTTGTTTCTTCGGATGGTTCGGCCTCGCGCCGCTCATGCCTACCATCCGGGAAGACCTTCACCTCACCAAAAGCCAGGTAGGTAATATTATCATCGCCTCCGTATCCTCTACCATCCTGGCCCGCCTGCTTATCGGCCGCCTGTGCGATACCTGGGGACCACGTATTACGGCGGTACGACTACTGCTGGTCGGCTCCATCCCGGTGATGCTGGTAGGTTTGTCCAAAGATTACACCACCTTTTTAATATTCCGTTTTGCGATCGGTATTATCGGCGCTTCGTTCGTAGTAACGCAGTTTCACACCTCTATGATGTTTGCACCACACCTGAAAGGTACGGCTAATGCGGTTACCGGCGGCTGGGGCAACCTGGGAGGCGGCGTCACCAATATGGTCATGCCGCTCGTTTTCGCGGCCATCGTTTCTTTCGGCTATACCAAACCCGAAGCCTGGCGTTATGCGATGATCATACCCGGACTCATGATGTGGGGCATCGCTTTCCTTTATTATCGTTATACGAAAGATACGCCGGCAGGTAATTACAAAGACATTGGGCACGAAGGCAGCAAACAGAAGGCTGACTGGTCTGTACTGGCCGACCGCCGCGTTTGGGTGCTTGCGCTGGCTTATGCGATGTGTTTCGGGATGGAGATCACGTTCGACAACGTGGCAGCGCTCCACTTCACCGATTCGTTCGGCTTATCGCAAAGCCACGCAGGTTTTTGGGCCGGTGTTTTCGGGTTCATGAACATCTTTGCCCGCGCACTGGGCGGCATCTTCTCCGATAAAATAGGTTTGCGCTTCGGTCTGAAAGGCAAAGGCTGGCTGCTCGCCATCGTATTGCTGCTCGAAGGCATCGGACTGGTACTGTTCTCCCGTTCCGGCGGCATGGGCATGGCCATCGTATCGATGTTAGGCTTTGCGTTATTCCTGAAAATGGCGAACGGCGCTACTTACGGACTTGTTCCTTTTATTAATGAGAAGAACGTGGGACTGGTGAGCGGCATCGTAGGTGCAGGCGGTAACGTGGGCGGCATGCTGTTCGGGTTTCTTTTTAAATCGTCGAGCATCACATATGTACAGGCTTTTGCTTACATCGGTTTCATTGTAATGGGTGTGGCACTGGTCGTATTAGTGACCCGTTTCGGTAAAATCACAGAAGCGAAACAAGAGCCGGAAAAGGCAGATCAACCGGTATTGGCCATTAACTAA
- the rpmA gene encoding 50S ribosomal protein L27, with product MAHKKGEGSVKNGRDSQSKRLGVKIFGGQVAVAGNIIIRQRGTVYHAGQNVGIGRDFTIFAMTDGVVEFRKGRENKTYVSVKSFDTTAQAEA from the coding sequence ATGGCACATAAAAAAGGTGAAGGTAGTGTAAAGAACGGCCGCGATTCCCAGAGCAAGAGGCTTGGAGTAAAAATCTTCGGTGGTCAGGTTGCCGTAGCTGGTAACATCATCATCCGTCAGCGTGGTACAGTATACCATGCTGGTCAGAACGTTGGAATTGGTAGAGATTTTACCATTTTCGCGATGACAGATGGTGTAGTGGAATTCAGAAAAGGCCGTGAGAACAAAACTTACGTTTCTGTAAAATCATTTGACACCACTGCTCAGGCGGAAGCCTAA
- a CDS encoding nitrate reductase encodes MVKTTCCYCGVGCGVIVREDRNGQITVEGDKDHPVNKGMLCSKGMNLHYTVMDTSDRLLQPEMRYNRYQSRQQVSWDQALERTAAVFKTFIDKYGPDSVAFYASGQCLTEEYYVVNKLIKGFIGSNNIDTNSRLCMSSAVVGYKMALGEDAVPVCYDDIELADCIFVAGANPAWCHPILWRRVEAAKAANPDLQIIVSDPRVTQTASIATLHLQVLPGTDVVLHHAIGRILIEEGYIDPVFLHANTNGYEAYRDNVMQRSVEEAAAICQVPAENIRQAALLIGEAKGFMSMWTMGLNQSAIGVNKNLSLLNLHLITGQIGKPGSGPLSLTGQPNAMGGREVGGLSNLLPAHRNLENPAHRQEVQAFWGGTTISDKPGLTATQMFEALENGSLKAIWIMCTNPLVSLPDVKRAEAALKKAKFVVVQEISNKPETLAYADVVLPAAAWIEKEGTMTNAERRITYLPKLKEPPGNALPDAEIICRFAQKMGYHGFDYTDAAAIYAEHCALTAGTNIDISSLSHDTIKAARSIQWPYQQQGTQRLFTDGKFYTPDQKAVIHSFPDVNESESLSPEHPLILTTGRIRDQWHTMSKTGKVGKLKQHIPQSFIEIHPEDAVDRGIGEGDLVEVNGARGSVRVKAQLSEKIKKGVVFLPMHWGKILGNDLQRANNITSPMIDKKSKQPDFKYAAVNARRYVKPRQRILIIGAGAGAHGFVHSYRALNQEDEITIFSKEKLPFYNRVMLPDYISGSQGWDQLVKMTSRQERDADIRFLKGVSATKIDRVAKTVTDDLGQVHSYDILILSTGSRPAMLKDTPPLPGIFTMRTRIDADQFKTHVQPGKGRVLIIGGGLLGIELAGSLREMNIDATILQRGSKLMDRQLDPMGSQLLHEALTDRGIEVIFNDEVAGYQGVQHVEGVRLKSGRLLDCQAVVMSIGTVPNIELAQAAALDCKRGIVVNEYLQSSDPSIYAIGEIAEYNGMTYGITAAAEHQASIVASHLSGDIGSYYKGTVSMNILKIHGLDLCSLGMIEAPKDAGYEEVVFIDRAKHYYKKCIVYQDKLVGAILIGDKTEFSEFKDLIQQQTELSEKRLSLLRSGKKATPVSGKLVCSCGNVGEGNICQQIAAGITDFQQLCTAAGAGLGCGSCKPEVKAILEQQLALVPSLTADINI; translated from the coding sequence ATGGTAAAAACAACGTGCTGTTATTGCGGCGTAGGATGTGGCGTGATTGTACGCGAAGACAGGAATGGACAAATAACAGTGGAAGGCGACAAAGACCATCCTGTCAACAAGGGCATGCTTTGCTCCAAAGGCATGAACCTCCATTACACCGTGATGGATACGAGCGATCGTTTGTTGCAGCCCGAGATGCGTTATAACCGCTATCAATCCAGGCAGCAGGTAAGCTGGGACCAGGCACTGGAGCGCACTGCCGCCGTGTTTAAAACATTCATCGATAAGTACGGGCCTGATTCGGTGGCCTTCTACGCCTCCGGTCAGTGCCTTACGGAAGAATACTATGTTGTTAATAAACTCATCAAGGGTTTCATCGGCAGTAATAATATAGACACCAACTCCCGTCTTTGCATGAGCAGCGCGGTGGTAGGTTATAAAATGGCATTGGGGGAAGATGCGGTGCCTGTATGTTATGACGACATCGAACTGGCAGACTGCATCTTCGTTGCGGGTGCTAATCCCGCGTGGTGCCATCCTATCCTGTGGCGCAGAGTGGAAGCTGCGAAGGCCGCCAATCCGGACTTACAGATCATTGTAAGCGATCCGAGAGTAACGCAAACCGCTTCCATCGCTACTTTACATTTGCAGGTGCTGCCGGGTACGGACGTGGTGTTACATCACGCCATCGGGAGGATATTGATTGAAGAAGGATATATCGATCCCGTCTTTTTACACGCAAATACCAATGGCTATGAGGCGTATCGCGATAACGTGATGCAACGCAGTGTGGAAGAAGCTGCGGCCATCTGCCAGGTGCCGGCTGAGAATATTCGTCAGGCTGCGCTGCTGATCGGCGAAGCCAAAGGTTTTATGAGTATGTGGACGATGGGGCTGAACCAGAGCGCGATCGGCGTTAATAAAAACCTCAGTTTGCTCAACCTCCATCTCATCACTGGCCAGATTGGCAAACCCGGCTCCGGGCCGCTCTCACTTACGGGCCAGCCTAACGCGATGGGCGGCCGTGAAGTAGGCGGCTTATCTAACTTACTACCTGCTCACCGTAACCTCGAGAACCCCGCGCACCGGCAGGAAGTGCAGGCTTTCTGGGGCGGCACTACGATCTCCGACAAGCCCGGTCTTACCGCTACACAGATGTTCGAAGCATTGGAAAACGGCTCCCTGAAAGCGATCTGGATCATGTGCACCAATCCGTTAGTGAGCTTACCCGATGTAAAAAGAGCAGAAGCCGCGTTGAAGAAAGCGAAGTTTGTGGTAGTGCAGGAGATATCGAACAAGCCGGAAACGCTGGCTTACGCAGATGTGGTACTTCCCGCAGCGGCATGGATAGAAAAGGAAGGGACGATGACCAATGCGGAACGGCGCATCACGTATCTGCCTAAATTAAAAGAACCACCCGGCAATGCTTTGCCAGACGCAGAAATTATTTGTCGGTTTGCGCAGAAGATGGGTTATCACGGATTCGACTATACGGATGCAGCAGCTATTTATGCGGAGCATTGCGCGCTTACAGCAGGCACCAATATCGACATCAGCAGTCTTAGTCACGATACGATCAAAGCCGCCCGCAGCATCCAATGGCCTTATCAGCAACAAGGTACCCAACGCCTGTTCACTGATGGCAAGTTTTATACCCCCGACCAAAAGGCGGTCATTCACAGTTTTCCGGATGTAAATGAATCGGAGTCATTAAGTCCGGAACACCCACTGATCCTTACTACGGGCCGCATCCGCGACCAGTGGCATACGATGAGTAAGACAGGTAAAGTGGGTAAACTAAAACAACATATCCCACAATCATTTATAGAGATACATCCCGAAGACGCGGTGGATCGCGGCATTGGCGAGGGCGACCTCGTAGAAGTGAATGGCGCGCGCGGCTCGGTTCGGGTGAAAGCACAACTGTCTGAAAAGATCAAAAAAGGCGTGGTGTTCCTGCCTATGCACTGGGGAAAGATATTGGGTAATGACCTGCAAAGGGCTAATAATATTACCTCTCCGATGATCGACAAAAAATCGAAGCAGCCTGACTTTAAATACGCCGCTGTGAATGCGCGTCGTTACGTAAAGCCACGGCAGCGCATCCTCATCATCGGTGCCGGCGCCGGCGCACATGGTTTTGTACATAGTTACCGCGCACTGAACCAGGAAGATGAAATCACCATCTTCAGTAAAGAAAAATTACCCTTCTATAATCGCGTGATGCTGCCCGACTACATCAGCGGCAGCCAGGGCTGGGACCAGCTGGTGAAGATGACGAGCCGCCAGGAGCGGGATGCTGACATTCGTTTCCTGAAAGGCGTTTCGGCCACGAAGATCGATCGCGTTGCCAAAACCGTTACCGATGATCTCGGCCAGGTGCATTCGTATGACATACTGATTTTGTCGACCGGCAGCCGGCCTGCAATGTTGAAAGACACGCCACCGCTTCCTGGCATCTTTACCATGCGCACCCGCATCGATGCCGACCAGTTTAAAACGCATGTACAGCCGGGTAAAGGCCGCGTGCTGATCATTGGCGGCGGCTTGCTGGGCATAGAACTCGCTGGCTCGCTTCGTGAAATGAACATTGATGCGACCATCCTGCAACGCGGCTCTAAACTAATGGACCGGCAGCTGGACCCGATGGGCAGCCAGCTTTTACACGAAGCCCTCACCGACCGCGGTATTGAAGTGATCTTTAACGACGAAGTGGCCGGCTACCAGGGCGTTCAGCATGTGGAAGGCGTGCGACTGAAAAGCGGCAGGCTGCTCGACTGCCAGGCCGTGGTGATGTCTATCGGCACCGTACCTAACATAGAACTGGCGCAGGCTGCAGCGCTCGACTGTAAACGCGGCATTGTCGTGAATGAATACCTGCAATCATCCGACCCATCTATTTACGCGATCGGCGAAATCGCCGAATATAATGGCATGACGTACGGCATCACCGCCGCTGCAGAACACCAGGCGTCGATCGTGGCCAGTCACCTTAGCGGCGACATTGGCAGCTATTATAAAGGCACCGTATCCATGAACATACTCAAAATTCATGGCCTGGACCTTTGCTCGCTGGGCATGATAGAAGCGCCGAAAGACGCGGGTTACGAGGAAGTAGTGTTTATCGACCGCGCCAAACATTACTATAAGAAGTGTATTGTTTACCAGGATAAACTCGTCGGCGCGATTCTTATTGGCGATAAGACCGAGTTCTCCGAATTTAAGGACCTGATACAGCAACAAACGGAGCTGTCGGAGAAACGCTTGTCACTGCTACGTTCCGGCAAGAAAGCCACTCCCGTTTCCGGCAAACTCGTTTGCTCCTGTGGCAATGTGGGCGAGGGAAATATCTGTCAGCAGATCGCGGCAGGCATTACCGACTTCCAGCAGTTATGCACCGCTGCCGGGGCGGGACTTGGTTGCGGTAGCTGTAAACCTGAAGTAAAAGCCATCCTGGAGCAACAATTGGCGCTTGTGCCATCATTAACCGCCGACATCAACATATGA
- the rplU gene encoding 50S ribosomal protein L21: protein MFAVVKISGQQFKVQKDQEIFVQQLNGNVGDKVEFSEVLLLNNDTSLTVGTDVKSVIKAEILSHVQGDKVIAFKMKRRKGFRKKVGHRTHFTKIRINDIA from the coding sequence ATGTTCGCAGTTGTTAAAATATCAGGTCAGCAATTCAAGGTGCAAAAAGATCAGGAGATCTTTGTTCAGCAATTGAATGGCAACGTTGGAGATAAAGTAGAATTCTCTGAAGTGTTGCTGTTAAACAATGACACCAGCCTGACCGTAGGTACTGATGTAAAATCAGTGATCAAAGCAGAGATCCTCAGCCATGTACAAGGGGATAAAGTGATAGCTTTTAAAATGAAGCGCCGCAAGGGTTTCAGGAAGAAAGTTGGTCACCGTACCCATTTTACTAAAATCAGGATCAACGATATTGCTTAA
- a CDS encoding rubredoxin produces MKKDIPVAINFTGGIISPGILLRLLDVAEAAMVKEVRFGLRQQLLIDVPEKNFRSFQKNCDANGLAYLKGSRPAPNVTSTYPATGILLQDSWLAEGVYKDIFDSFEFSPSLKISICDREQTFVPYFSSHINWIAATNQHYWHLAIRPPKSNTILHWPELVYSNNIADVSASIEKMLLAGVTELNELVNHISVSYISLPVTHPLPLPTFHLPYYEGFNREGQQYWLGIYRRNEQFSVQLLKEICNICLETGIGELYATTWKSLIIRHISPAHRPLWDYVLGKHRVNVRHAANELNWIVESEEDLQLKRHIIRHFDREDVRTYGLCFNIRMKSTTGLFGSVIIRLRGNAASGRLRSQDRFDILYARDFNPNASEWILYREQVQKEHLGVYLVSLCKTFYEHNSQEDLLQRYYVQNHIAATAETTAVPLHQCPDCLTVYDPATGDPEQGVTPGTLFSDLPDTYICNVCEAPLACYKTVTAI; encoded by the coding sequence ATGAAGAAAGATATACCGGTAGCGATCAACTTTACGGGCGGCATCATATCCCCCGGCATCCTGCTTCGCCTGCTCGATGTGGCAGAAGCGGCGATGGTGAAAGAAGTGCGCTTCGGCCTGCGGCAGCAATTGTTGATAGATGTGCCGGAGAAGAATTTCCGCTCGTTCCAAAAGAATTGCGATGCTAACGGGCTCGCCTATCTGAAAGGCAGCAGGCCGGCACCGAATGTGACGAGTACGTATCCCGCTACAGGCATCCTGCTGCAGGACAGCTGGCTGGCAGAGGGCGTGTACAAAGACATTTTCGATTCTTTTGAATTCAGTCCGTCATTGAAGATCAGCATCTGCGACCGGGAACAAACCTTTGTTCCGTATTTCAGCAGTCATATCAACTGGATTGCCGCCACCAATCAACACTACTGGCACCTGGCTATTCGTCCGCCGAAATCCAATACCATCCTGCACTGGCCGGAACTGGTGTACAGTAATAACATTGCTGACGTATCTGCCTCGATAGAAAAAATGCTGCTGGCCGGCGTTACCGAATTGAACGAACTGGTGAACCACATCAGCGTATCGTATATTAGTCTGCCCGTCACCCATCCCCTCCCCTTGCCTACCTTCCATCTGCCTTATTATGAAGGATTTAACCGGGAAGGGCAGCAATACTGGTTGGGGATATATCGCCGGAACGAGCAGTTTTCCGTTCAATTACTAAAAGAAATTTGCAACATCTGCCTGGAAACCGGCATAGGTGAATTGTACGCGACCACCTGGAAATCGCTGATCATAAGACATATATCACCGGCCCACCGGCCTTTGTGGGATTATGTTTTAGGCAAACACCGCGTAAACGTACGGCATGCCGCCAATGAGCTGAACTGGATCGTGGAGAGTGAGGAAGATCTGCAACTGAAGCGCCACATCATCCGGCATTTTGACCGGGAGGATGTGCGTACTTATGGGTTGTGCTTCAACATTCGTATGAAAAGTACGACGGGGTTGTTCGGGTCTGTTATTATCCGTTTGCGGGGGAATGCTGCTTCCGGGCGGCTGCGCTCCCAGGATCGTTTTGACATCTTGTACGCCCGCGACTTCAACCCCAACGCCAGCGAATGGATATTGTACCGCGAGCAGGTGCAGAAAGAACACCTGGGCGTGTACCTGGTATCGTTATGCAAGACCTTTTATGAGCATAACAGCCAGGAAGACCTGCTGCAGCGCTACTACGTTCAAAACCATATCGCTGCTACCGCCGAAACCACCGCTGTCCCTCTTCACCAGTGCCCCGACTGCCTTACCGTATACGATCCTGCCACCGGCGATCCGGAACAGGGCGTTACCCCGGGCACCTTATTCAGCGACCTACCGGACACGTATATATGTAACGTTTGCGAGGCGCCACTGGCATGTTATAAAACTGTGACGGCTATATGA
- the moaA gene encoding GTP 3',8-cyclase MoaA, translated as MLKDGFNRKHDYLRLSLTNNCNLRCTYCMPEESYTHWPAASMMQADEIISLVKTFVAMGVNKVRLTGGEPLVRKDAPQILLALSELPIALAITTNGTRLAPMLPVLQQTNVRTINVSLDTLQADKYLLLTRRDLFNTVYHNIYQLLEQGIRVKINMVVMKGVNENELPAFVEWTRHLPINVRFIEFMPFDGNRWSSNRVFTHEQMLANIAEHTPFDGLPSAPHDTARHFQASGHTGTFSIISSMSAPFCSTCNRLRLTADGKLKNCLFSTSETDLLTALRAGQNVQELILQNLAQKAKERGGQFGEDFADTVAASLVNRSMIAIGG; from the coding sequence ATGCTGAAGGATGGGTTTAACAGGAAACACGACTATCTGCGGTTATCGCTTACGAATAACTGCAACCTCCGCTGCACGTACTGCATGCCGGAGGAGTCGTATACGCACTGGCCGGCTGCAAGTATGATGCAGGCGGATGAAATCATATCCCTGGTAAAAACATTCGTGGCAATGGGAGTTAACAAGGTGCGGCTCACGGGCGGTGAACCATTGGTCCGCAAAGATGCCCCGCAGATCCTGCTCGCCCTGTCTGAATTGCCTATAGCACTGGCGATTACTACCAATGGTACCCGGTTGGCGCCCATGCTGCCCGTCCTCCAACAAACCAACGTCCGCACCATTAACGTCAGCCTCGATACGCTGCAGGCAGACAAATATCTGTTACTCACCCGCCGCGACCTGTTCAACACGGTCTATCATAATATATACCAGCTGCTCGAACAGGGCATCCGCGTGAAGATAAATATGGTGGTGATGAAGGGCGTGAACGAAAACGAGCTGCCGGCCTTCGTGGAATGGACACGCCACCTGCCGATCAACGTACGGTTTATAGAGTTTATGCCCTTTGACGGTAATCGCTGGAGCAGCAACCGCGTATTTACGCACGAACAAATGCTGGCGAACATTGCAGAACATACGCCATTCGACGGCCTCCCGTCTGCCCCGCACGACACGGCCCGTCACTTCCAGGCTTCCGGGCACACCGGTACTTTCTCGATCATCAGCAGTATGAGCGCCCCGTTCTGCAGCACCTGCAACCGCCTGCGCCTCACCGCCGATGGTAAACTGAAGAACTGCCTGTTCTCTACTTCTGAAACGGACTTGCTCACAGCATTAAGAGCCGGCCAGAATGTACAGGAACTGATCCTGCAAAACCTGGCGCAGAAAGCGAAGGAGCGCGGCGGCCAGTTCGGTGAAGACTTTGCTGATACAGTAGCCGCCAGCCTTGTCAACCGTAGTATGATCGCCATTGGCGGATAA